One genomic segment of Musa acuminata AAA Group cultivar baxijiao chromosome BXJ3-3, Cavendish_Baxijiao_AAA, whole genome shotgun sequence includes these proteins:
- the LOC135582236 gene encoding sugar transport protein MST1-like: protein MADGSSADSGGRQTASVIITWVMAASGGLIFGYDIGISGGVTVMESFLKTFFPSVLSKMADAKQDEYCMFDSQVLTAFTSSLYIAGLASSLVAGRITKAVGRQGVMLLGGLTFLIGAAIDAAAVNIEMLILGRLLLGVGVGFTNQAAPVYLAETAPPKWRGIITTGFQLFIAIGVVAANLTNYGTSYISTWGWRLSLGLAVVPAAVIILGALFIPDTPSSLVQRGKLDEARVALRRVRGSIADVEVELIERSVEESSKMEEGAFRRIVHRRYRPYLLIGVAIPLFQQFTGIIMIAFFSPVLFRTLGFGSNTALMSAVILGAVNLASILISTFVVDRYGRKLLFMVGGAQMILCQVSVAWILGAKIGFDGQATLSKGYAVAVLVLMCAYAASYGWSWGPLSWIIPSEIFPVEIRSAGQSISVAVNLGITFICTQAFLAMLCSFKYVTFIFYAAWIVVMTAFVAFFLPETKGVPLESMGELWRRHWYWGRYLVDEHKHVGTP from the exons TGGCTGATGGATCGTCTGCGGATTCCGGAGGAAGACAAACAGCCTCTGTGATCATCACCTGGGTCATGGCGGCATCCGGTGGTCTAATTTTTGGCTACGACATAGGGATTTCAG GTGGTGTCACGGTTATGGAGTCATTTCTAAAAACCTTCTTTCCCAGTGTTCTGAGCAAGATGGCTGACGCCAAGCAGGACGAGTACTGCATGTTTGACAGCCAAGTCCTCACGGCCTTCACTTCATCCTTGTATATTGCCGGGTTGGCCTCATCACTTGTCGCCGGCCGTATTACGAAGGCCGTTGGACGCCAAGGGGTCATGTTGCTTGGTGGACTCACCTTCCTCATCGGCGCGGCCATCGATGCCGCCGCCGTGAATATTGAGATGCTCATCTTAGGCCGTCTACTGCTTGGAGTTGGCGTCGGCTTCACGAATCAG GCCGCTCCGGTGTACCTGGCGGAGACGGCGCCGCCAAAGTGGCGGGGCATCATCACCACGGGATTCCAATTGTTTATAGCCATTGGCGTGGTGGCAGCCAACCTCACCAACTACGGCACGTCCTACATCTCCACATGGGGCTGGCGCCTCTCCCTCGGCCTGGCGGTCGTGCCCGCCGCTGTCATCATCCTTGGCGCTCTCTTCATCCCGGACACCCCCAGCAGCCTCGTCCAACGTGGAAAGCTTGACGAGGCTCGCGTCGCACTCCGCCGTGTCCGGGGCTCGATCGCTGATGTCGAGGTCGAGCTCATTGAGCGCTCCGTCGAGGAATCATCCAAGATGGAGGAGGGCGCGTTCCGACGGATAGTGCACCGCCGTTACCGACCGTACCTATTGATAGGGGTGGCGATCCCGTTATTCCAGCAGTTCACGGGGATCATTATGATAGCGTTCTTCTCGCCCGTCCTGTTCCGGACGTTGGGGTTCGGGAGCAACACGGCTCTGATGAGCGCGGTCATCTTGGGGGCCGTTAACCTCGCGTCGATCCTCATCTCCACCTTTGTAGTCGACCGCTACGGCCGCAAGCTCCTGTTCATGGTGGGTGGAGCTCAGATGATCCTCTGCCAG GTGTCCGTGGCCTGGATTCTTGGAGCCAAGATAGGCTTTGACGGACAGGCCACCTTGTCGAAGGGTTATGCGGTGGCGGTCTTGGTGCTGATGTGCGCATACGCCGCCAGCTACGGCTGGTCGTGGGGGCCATTGAGCTGGATCATCCCGAGCGAGATCTTCCCGGTGGAGATCCGGTCGGCGGGACAGAGCATCAGCGTGGCTGTCAACCTGGGCATCACGTTCATCTGCACACAGGCCTTCCTCGCCATGTTGTGCAGCTTCAAGTATGTCACCTTCATCTTCTACGCTGCCTGGATCGTGGTTATGACGGCGTTCGTGGCCTTCTTCCTTCCGGAGACCAAAGGGGTTCCCCTCGAGTCCATGGGCGAGCTGTGGAGGCGCCATTGGTACTGGGGCCGGTACCTCGTCGATGAGCATAAGCACGTCGGCACACCTTAG